The following are from one region of the Pocillopora verrucosa isolate sample1 chromosome 3, ASM3666991v2, whole genome shotgun sequence genome:
- the LOC131786613 gene encoding fibrinogen- and Ig-binding protein-like → MDDLQIVESDGERKFLQYLHGYPGEPEWLSVLLDEKQALQEPEKTEIQQMLVNLRIHVRVLYEKQKSLADKVETSELLAENRLERLSDKDKQIGELSQWISNLKRQLEQEQLRLNLKLKDVKHAAEKEKVEFQNEKERVVAELENEKRELQRELYESRHELTQLQNRLDKSVQETANVIDNFKFFYEDYLRLEQDLSNIERELIPIQKQFLQLAETMNIDPEELQRKLEVIKEALRKSKSHKNIKDVFDKFLIAADKDHTPQEDSAASSSGGSSNSDSFTKGQLRLSSSSKTKQREPSCPFSQKLLFEELEHGSLKEADENVIVQKGTLKRSKLRVKIPKFQWKTR, encoded by the exons ATGGATGACTTACAAATTGTAGAAAGCGATGGAGAGAGAAAGTTTTTGCAATATTTACATGGGTATCCCGGGGAACCAGAATGGCTCTCTGTATTACTTGACGAAAAACAAGCTCTACAGGAACCggaaaaaacagaaatacaGCAG ATGCTGGTAAATTTACGGATCCATGTAAGAGTTCTCtacgaaaaacaaaagagtcTGGCCGACAAAGTAGAAACCTCTGAACTGTTGGCCGAGAATAGACTAGAGCGTCTGTCAGATAAAGACAAGCAAATTGGGGAACTGTCACAGTGGATAAGCAATCTAAAGCGACAACTTGAGCAAGAGCAACTACGACTAAATCTGAAACTTAAAGACGTCAAACATGCtgctgagaaagaaaaagttgagTTTCAAAACGAGAAGGAGAGGGTTGTGGCGGAGttggaaaacgaaaaaagagaattgcAAAGAGAGCTCTACGAGAGCAGGCATGAATTAACCCAGCTACAGAATCGCTTAGATAAGTCCGTGCAGGAAACAGCGAACGTGATAGATAATTTCAAGTTCTTCTATGAAGATTATCTTAGGTTGGAACAAGATCTGTCTAATATCGAGCGAGAGCTAATACCAATACAAAAGCAGTTCCTCCAACTAGCTGAAACCATGAATATAGACCCTGAAGAGTTACAGCGCAAGCTCGAAGTGATTAAGGAAGCTCTCAGAAAGAGCAAAAGTCACAAGAATATAAAGGACGTCTTTGATAAATTCTTGATAGCTGCTGATAAAGATCATACGCCTCAAGAGGATTCAGCTGCGTCCTCTTCTGGTGGTAGCAGTAACTCAGACAGCTTCACTAAGGGTCAGTTAAGACTGAGTTCGTCCAGCAAAACTAAACAGAGGGAACCGTCCTGTCCTTTTAGCCAAAAATTACTTTTCGAGGAGTTGGAACACGGATCGCTCAAAGAAGCAGATGAAAATGTTATCGTACAGAAAGGAACACTGAAAAGATCAAAGCTTCGCGTAAAGATTCCAAAGTTTCAATGGAAAACACGGTAA